In a single window of the Drosophila albomicans strain 15112-1751.03 chromosome 3, ASM965048v2, whole genome shotgun sequence genome:
- the LOC117566812 gene encoding 5'-AMP-activated protein kinase subunit beta-1 encodes MGNAGSSTVHMHRERHKSTDLSTPSSPAHFRDSVLASGGGGTGGGNGGGGSAGAAAAALGGIGAGGGQAFSFDKKHTAVLTEGSSQEDEDPYYTRAAAGAKRTSDNDTITTAATAERDNNNLLMDENNDDELAQATGSLGLGDPDAEPKKTALPTVLRWDYGGKNVTISGTFSKWKPIPMVRSHGNFVTIIDLPEGDHQYKFCVDGEWKHDPKLKSVENDEGDKNNLVSVRASDFEVFQALAKDSENVPNYAEREYSQEVPQVKPWEKVSGPPVLPPHLLQVILNKDTPLSCEPTLLPEPNHVMLNHLYALSIKDGVMVLSATHRYRKKYVTTLLYKPI; translated from the exons ATGGGAAACGCGGGCAGCTCGACTGTGCATATGCATCGAGAGCGTCACAAGTCGACCGACCTCTCAACGCCGAGTTCTCCCGCACATTTTCGCGACTCGGTACTGGCAAGTGGCGGCGGTGGGACCGGAGGGGGCAACGGTGGCGGGGGAAGCGCgggcgcagcagcagcagctttggGCGGTATTGGAGCAGGCGGCGGGCAAGCATTCTCGTTCGATAAAAAACATACGGCAGTCTTAACCGAGGGTTCGTCGCAAGAAGACGAAGACCCGTATTATAcgagagcagcagctggcgcTAAGCGCACATCAGATAAcgatacaataacaacagcagcaacagctgagcgagacaacaacaatttactAATGGACGaaaacaacgacgacgaacTGGCGCAGGCAACAGGATCACTTGGTCTAGGCGACCCTGATGCTGAGCCAAAGAAAACAGCGCTGCCGACAGTGTTGCGTTGGGATTACGGTGGCAAAAATGTCACCATATCGGGCACATTCTCCAAGTGGAAACCCATACCGATGGTACGCAGTCACGGCAATTTTGTGACCATCATTGACTTGCCCGAGGGCGATCACCAGTACAAGTTCTGTGTGGATGGCGAATGGAAGCACGATCCCAAATTG AAAAGTGTGGAGAACGACGAGGGCGATAAGAACAATTTGGTGTCGGTGCGTGCCTCTGATTTTGAGGTATTCCAAGCCCTGGCCAAAGACAGCGAGAACGTGCCCAACTATGCGGAAAGAGAGTACTCACAGGAGGTGCCGCAGGTCAAGCCTTGGGAGAAGGTATCGGGTCCGCCTGTGCTGCCGCCACATCTGCTTCAGGTTATACTCAACAAAGACACTCCGCTATCG TGCGAGCCAACTTTGTTGCCCGAACCCAACCATGTCATGTTGAACCACTTGTATGCGCTCTCCATCAAAGACGGCGTCATGGTGCTCAGTGCCACACATCGTTATCGCAAGAAATACGTAACCACGCTGCTCTACAAGCCCATTTAG
- the LOC117566810 gene encoding hyccin yields MAELVKDWLADYQRARRQPAESEAFVVEHETDPEIAEAIFTIFNERQRNEDLIHDICQQLLAFYRAPEVALHKFPLQFIPVLIYTYLHAVAAGDKKASRGVETLLICIYNGEVSTDDGGQKVVAFRMPILAQASVYHEVKNLPMTDLRRWEENCNREVKWGPHLRIESINAQNRMRILTALLFCYNQQVSLTQKSSLLHLCRVTSQLVNQGFTTKSGHGHRMSYGSDPATGATFPKPSSPRIPLSASFLIELVHAIYYAMFNGYGTIAIQTLEDIHNRASYEMYTELILVTNAVRNSLHANPSGQPNDGPMGLSVALTPATNTVTTSVSKSMITNASFRTKKLPDDIPIQVQDLTMPQAPQQLASVSEETEPGAKESPSTKESSGTRTSIIRPSMEGIKAQAHKALIAGFKKSKDKEKEKDKEPPKPPQRKFDKHTQRNSLLQLQSQTTDDYEKSPLTVSKSKTYDAVGDPQPTDMLPMQTLSLINENGSNSFSIDSDMNDGIAAVLAGQGNNVPAGTMASMNSNTTSITSSDLLTKSFDSSVEMTPMGHSNSNGGKLAEHGLE; encoded by the exons ATGGCCGAATTGGTGAAAGACTGGCTGGCGGATTATCAGCGCGCTCGCCGTCAGCCAGCCGAGTCCGAGGCATTTGTTGTGGAGCATGAAACGGATCCCGAAATTGCCGAGGCCATTTTTACGATATTTAATGAACGGCAACGCAACGAGGATCTAATCCACGATATATGCCAGCAACTCTTGGCCTTCTATCGCGCCCCCGAGGTAGCGCTACATAAATTCCCATTGCAGTTCATACCCGTCTTGATATACACGTACCTTCATGCGGTGGCCGCTGGTGACAAGAAGGCGTCCCGTGGCGTTGAGACACTGCTAATATGCATTTACAATGGCGAGGTGTCCACCGATGATGGCGGCCAGAAGGTAGTTGCCTTTCGGATGCCAATACTGGCCCAAGCGTCCGTCTACCATGAGGTAAAGAATCTGCCAATGACGGATCTGAGGCGCTGGGAGGAGAATTGCAATCGGGAGGTCAAATGGGGGCCACATTTGCGCATTGAATCGATCAATGCCCAGAACCGGATGCGTATCCTGACGGCGCTCCTTTTCTGTTACAATCAGCAGGTGAGCCTCACCCAAAAGTCGTCGTTGCTGCATCTATGCCGTGTAACATCGCAGCTGGTGAATCAGGGCTTCACCACCAAGTCGGGCCATGGTCATCGCATGAGCTATGG ATCGGATCCAGCTACAGGTGCGACATTTCCTAAGCCTTCCTCACCGCGCATACCGCTCTCTGCATCCTTTCTAATCGAACTAGTGCACGCCATCTACTATGCGATGTTCAATGGCTATGGCACGATTGCCATACAAACACTAGAGGACATACACAATCGTGCCAGCTACGAGATGTATACGGAATTGATACTGGTAACGAATGCGGTGCGAAATTCGCTGCACGCCAATCCATCTGGACAGCCCAATGATGGACCAATGGGTCTGAGTGTAGCGCTGACGCCGGCCACCAACACGGTGACCACATCCGTCTCGAAGTCAATGATCACAAACGCATCATTCCGTACGAAAAAACTGCCCGATGACATACCCATCCAAGTACAGGACCTCACAATGCCACAGGCCCCACAGCAGCTGGCTAGTGTATCAGAGGAAACGGAGCCGGGTGCTAAGGAGTCGCCATCGACCAAGGAAAGCAGCGGCACACGCACTTCGATCATTAGGCCAAGCATGGAGGGTATAAAAGCGCAGGCACACAAGGCACTTATTGCTGGCTTCAAGAAGTCCAAGGATAAGGAGAAGGAAAAGGATAAGGAGCCGCCGAAACCACCACAACGTAAGTTTGACAAGCACACGCAGAGGAACtcactgctgcagctgcagtctCAGACAACGGATGATTACGAGAAGAGTCCGCTGACGGTGAGCAAGTCGAAGACATACGATGCCGTCGGGGATCCGCAACCCACCGACATGTTGCCAATGCAAACGCTTTCGCTGATCAATGAGAATGGCAGCAATAGCTTCAGCATCGATAGCGACATGAATGATGGCATTGCTGCTGTCCTGGCTGGCCAGGGCAACAACGTTCCAGCCGGTACTATGGCCTCGATGAACAGCAACACAACGTCCATCACGAGCAGTGATTTGTTGACCAAAAGCTTTGATTCCAGCGTCGAGATGACACCAATGGgtcacagcaatagcaatggtGGCAAATTGGCCGAACATGGTCTGGAatag
- the LOC117570250 gene encoding uncharacterized protein LOC117570250 isoform X1: MIRDVSTSTIGRDEARRPLMEAYMFQRRVLLGCSLLMVLSLIIWIVAISTDHWIIISGGTGIFIPESRRFFMSSHSGLWRHCRNSIVPNALSNAQVVRNFSSMSYTSQTLINDAKRNLSHMEFIRNFAAEKLDASENFTEAARRHMFAHWARGEEEEFQTYRTAFHKLVISAELGQHELNATLAKPIEINPLDVKGIIERKTFGTALQKVKYNNTWSYYVIPEVAQLSIFSNWTDYPLVVRLLGTYIRDIGIPAYVLNDERVILILVPPKPPKGGGQTNFYSYIPYPRCKYIDMFPNSNTLRSEPGFDDELMVMWYPIADYIRTQASFACITLFVMSLGAVFSFYTFMNPRYMFKRLAGGIHLVAASTALVVLQVLFSSIDYTSTHLFYAYPDGAELTWGYGVFLAWFTFGVNILCGLMFLWYSGKKKGAKAPNDELAMADEPTIMGR, from the exons ATGATACGCGACGTTTCAACCTCGACCATTGGCCGAGATGAGGCCAGACGACCTCTTATGGAGGCATACATGTTTCAGCGTCGTGTCCTCCTCGGCTGTAGCTTGTTGATGGTTCTCTCGCTCATCATTTGGATTGTGGCCATTTCAACGGATCACTGGATTATCATATCTGGCGGCACAG GCATCTTCATACCGGAATCGAGACGCTTCTTTATGTCTTCACACTCAGGACTGTGGCGCCATTGTCGCAACTCGATCGTTCCGAATGCCTTGAGCAATGCCCAGGTGGTGCGCAATTTTAGCTCCATGTCGTATACCTCGCAAACATTAATCAATGATGCCAAGCGTAATCTCTCACACATGGAGTTCATTCGAAATTTCGCTGCAGAAAAGCTAGATGCATCGGAGAATTTTACTGAGGCTGCAAGACGTCACATGTTTGCCCATTGGGCACGTGGCGAAGAAGAGGAGTTCCAAACTTATCGTACAGCCTTCCATAAGCTTGTCATATCCGCTGAGCTGGGTCAGCACGAGTTAAATGCGACCTTAGCCAAACCCATTGAAATCAATCCGCTCGACGTTAAGGGCATCATTGAACGGAAAACATTTGGAACAGCGTTGCAGAAGGTCAAGTATAACAACACCTGGTCATACTATGTAATACCAGAGGTGGCACAGCTGTCCATATTTAGTAACTGGACGGATTATCCGCTGGTGGTGCGCCTATTGGGCACCTACATTCGAGACATTGGCATTCCCGCCTATGTGCTCAACGATGAGCGTGTCATATTGATACTGGTGCCCCCGAAGCCGCCCAAGGGAGGCGGGCAGACTAACTTCTACAGCTATATACCCTACC CGCGTTGCAAGTACATCGACATGTTCCCCAACTCCAACACGCTGCGCAGTGAACCAGGTTTCGATGACGAGTTAATGG TGATGTGGTACCCCATTGCAGATTACATACGGACGCAGGCATCTTTTGCCTGCATCACGCTATTCGTCATGAGCCTGGGAGCAGTGTTCTCCTTTTATACGTTTATGAATCCACGCTACATGTTCAAGCGTCTGGCTGGTGGCATTCATTTGGTAGCTGCATCCACAGCTCTGGTAGTATTGCAAGTGTTGTTCTCCTCTATCGACTACACCAGTACACATTTGTTCTATGCATATCCGGATGGTGCGGAATTGAc tTGGGGCTACGGCGTTTTTCTGGCGTGGTTTACATTTGGGGTTAATATTCTGTGCGGTTTAATGTTCCTGTGGTATTCGGGTAAGAAGAAGGGTGCTAAAGCACCCAATGATGAACTTGCTATGGCGGATGAACCCACCATAATGGGCAGATAA
- the LOC117566659 gene encoding tRNA N(3)-methylcytidine methyltransferase METTL6: protein MIDICVGHTAHAVYCIWVINLNEMEPDIITNRTKDLTADEKDKLEEQNKRLVPEFKANKLEIDAQRHWDLFYKRNETRFFKDRHWTTREFQELLADQASAATGPQEKRTLLEVGCGVGNLVFPLLEEQIKEETNAGFYFYACDFSPRAVEFVRSNSLYDTKHITAFQCDITSEQVHEHIAPESLDVCTMIFVLSAIHPDKFKAVIANLAKLLKPGGLVLFRDYGLYDMAQLRFKPGHKIAENLYMRQDGTRSYYFAEQELAQLFNDSDFEVISNNYVHRRTLNLKEGIDVPRIFLQGKFRKRIKSQ from the exons ATGATAGatatt TGTGTTGGCCACACAGCACATGCTGTTTATTGTATTTGGGTTATAAACCTAAATGAAATGGAACCTGATATAATTACTAATCGAACGAAAGATCTAACTGCTGACGAAAAAGATAAGCTAGAAGAGCAGAACAAGCGCCTGGTACCTGAgttcaaagcaaataaattggaGATTGATGCCCAGAGACACTGGGACTTATTCTACAAGAGAAATGAGACGCGGTTTTTTAAGGATCGTCATTGGACAACGCGTGAATTCCAGGAACTGCTGGCTGACCAGGCGAGTGCAGCAACTGGTCCGCAAGAGAAGCGTACTCTCTTGGAAGTAGGTTGCGGTGTTGGAAATCTAGTATTTCCATTACTAGAGGAACAGATAAAGGAAGAAACAAATGCTGGATTCTATTTCTATGCTTGTGACTTTTCTCCACGTGCTGTGGAATTTGTGCGTTCCAATTCCCTCTACGATACCAAGCACATAACAGCGTTTCAATGTGACATTACGTCGGAACAGGTTCATGAGCACATTGCACCCGAAAGCTTGGATGTGTGCACAATGATTTTTGTACTGTCCGCCATTCATCCGGATAAATTCAAAGCTGTAATTGCGAACCTTGCGAAATTGCTCAAACCGGGTGGCTTGGTGTTGTTCCGAGATTATGGGCTCTACGATATGGCACAACTGCGCTTCAAACCGGGCCACAAAATTGCCGAGAATCTCTATATGCGGCAGGACGGCACACGCAGTTACTACTTCGCTGAGCAGGAATTGGCACAGCTCTTCAACGACAGCGATTTCGAGGTGATTAGCAATAACTATGTGCATCGACGAACCTTAAATCTGAAGGAGGGAATCGATGTGCCGCGCATCTTTCTGCAGGGAAAATTCAGAAAACGGATAAAGTCGCAATGA
- the LOC117567552 gene encoding ataxin-10 has product MEHVEPPNETNDILQQIANLNVAENEPEITSLLKRVRLLLTQGSANQETLAKNVRFAQFVQSVVFNPIVRAQEPTLHNVTLQVLANSVVNNKSTQEAIWKTHGAQISEQVSATPLGSSNNILLMIMYNIYLGLGAHVVSNQVVFEACVRLWRAIIETESNYNFEYLHFLLEHYIVEHGRSCVQCYQRLATVEERIAFLDYVTHYLRENSPNGVLHNLLLQYIAKEFRMKSDCILRETMKLRHELHPREVHTLLRIIASASGSEKYAKIYADDQSLFINVSSLLRCVVAAGKEPNGVGSLDKPMTKLEEVALTSNIAADYESKVSFELKTLLVRCTANLLYENAANRGYAVDTQLLPALLECTVMDARNPLMREWSILAIRNACVNCPEAQQIIAGLTMQGSAPNDILSELNLDMGALRITDRQQ; this is encoded by the exons atggAACATGTGGAGCCg CCCAACGAAACAAACGACATTCTGCAACAAATTGCTAATCTGAACGTGGCTGAGAATGAGCCAGAAATTACATCGCTACTGAAACGCGTTCGCTTGCTGCTTACACAAGGCAGTGCCAACCAAGAGACGTTGGCTAAAAATGTTCGGTTTGCACAGTTTGTGCAATCTGTTGTATTCAACCCAATAGTGCGAGCACAAGAACCAACGCTGCACAATGTGACGCTTCAGGTGCTGGCCAATAGCGTggtaaacaataaaagcacacAGGAAGCGATTTGGAAAACACATGGCGCACAGATTTCGGAACAGGTCTCTGCGACGCCATTGGGCAGCTCTAATAATATTCTGCTGATGATCATGTACAACATCTATTTGGGACTAGGTGCGCACGTGGTCAGCAACCAGGTAGTGTTCGAGGCATGTGTACGCCTGTGGCGCGCAATCATCGAGACGGAATCGAATTACAATTTCGaatatttgcactttttgCTGGAGCACTACATTGTAGAACATGGACGAAGCTGTGTGCAATGTTATCAGCGATTGGCAACTGTCGAGGAGCGCATAGCATTTCTAGACTATGTCACACACTATCTGCGAGAAAACAGTCCCAATGGTGTACTTCAcaatttgctgttgcagtACATAGCCAAGGAATTTCGAATGAAATCGGATTGCATATTGCGTGAGACCATGAAACTACGCCACGAACTGCATCCACGTGAGGTACACACCTTGCTGCGTATTATAGCAAGCGCCAGTGGCTCGGAAAAGTATGCCAAAATCTATGCGGACGATCAATCGCTGTTCATCAATGTTAGCAGCTTGCTGCGATGTGTGGTCGCCGCTGGCAAAGAGCCCAATGGCGTAGGCAGCTTGGATAAACCTATGACAAAACTGGAGGAAGTGGCTCTGACCTCGAACATTGCTGCAGACTACGAATCAAAGGTTTCCTTTGAGCTAAAGACGTTGCTGGTGCGATGCACTGCCAATTTATTGTATGAGAATGCGGCGAACAGAGGCTATGCTGTCGACACACAACTGTTGCCCGCACTACTCGAGTGTACTGTGATGGATGCGCGTAATCCAT TGATGCGTGAGTGGAGCATTCTGGCCATAAGGAATGCCTGTGTGAATTGTCCGGAAGCGCAACAAATTATCGCTGGACTAACGATGCAAGGCTCTGCTCCCAACGATATACTTAGTGAATTGAATCTGGATATGGGCGCATTGCGCatcacagacagacagcaatAG
- the LOC117566811 gene encoding phospholipase ABHD3 isoform X2: MSVSMFYSMYAYLSHIPRLHALGIAIFAYVVYYLIQVVKRPIIACSEGPFKKYLIRKMPTLENKYWPTFWCVESRAQTVLASLLRSQSLPRVNYRREILSLKDGGEVALDWMEEGCDESAPCVLILPGLTGESQAEYIKCLVFAAQQVGMRVVVFNNRGLGGIELKTPRLYCAANCEDLCEVVQHVRRTLPAHCKLGATGISMGGLILGNYLARKSDEARINLSAAKIISVPWDVHKGSDSIEKPVINNLLGRHLAGSLCRTLRNHLEVYRDIYQDSDIDIQRILRCKTIKEFDQLFTAKQFGYAHVNDYYADATLHNKLDHISVPLLCLSAADDPFQPLDAIPIKAANQCTHVAIIITARGGHIGFLEGWWPSTKDQYMCRLFTEYFTKALFDEDGEFERTANKMHEHFLAKRTVELGSDANVPPAVLLVDKPVEQLEHKVKLM; this comes from the exons CGACCGATTATTGCCTGTTCTGAGGGACCATTCAAGAAGTATCTGATACGCAAGATGCCCACACTGGAGAACAAGTATTGGCCAACTTTCTGGTGTGTGGAAAGTCGTGCTCAGACAGTTCTTGCGAGCCTGCTGCGCTCCCAGAGCTTGCCGCGCGTCAACTACCGCAG AGAAATTTTGAGCCTCAAGGATGGCGGCGAGGTTGCTCTGGACTGGATGGAAGAGGGCTGTGACGAGAGTGCTCCCTGTGTGCTAATATTGCCCGGACTGACAGGCGAGAGTCAGGCGGAGTACATCAAGTGCCTAGTTTTTGCTGCTCAACAGGTTGGCATGCGGGTTGTTGTATTCAACAATCGCGGTCTTGGCGGAATCGAACTGAAGACGCCACGACTTTACTGCGCTGCCAACTGTGAGGATCTATGTGAGGTTGTGCAACATGTGCGACGCACGCTGCCCGCCCATTGTAAACTGGGCGCCACCGGAATATCCATGGGTGGCCTCATACTCG GCAACTATTTGGCACGCAAGAGTGACGAAGCGCGTATCAATCTTTCGGCTGCCAAGATTATATCGGTGCCTTGGGATGTGCACAAAGGCAGCGACAGCATTGAGAAGCCAGTCATCAATAACTTGCTAGGACGTCATCTTGCGGGTAGCTTGTGCCGCACTTTGCGCAATCATTTGGAGGTCTACAGAGATATCTATCAGGACTCTGACATAGATATACAACGCATACTACGT TGCAAGACGATTAAAGAGTTCGATCAGCTGTTTACGGCCAAGCAATTTGGATACGCCCATGTTAATGATTACTACGCGGATGCCACACTGCACAATAAGTTGGATCACATTTCGGTGCCATTGCTTTGCTTGAGTGCAGCTGATGATCCGTTCCAGCCATTGGATGCCATACCCATTAAGGCGGCCAATCAATGCACTCATGTGGCAATTATAATTACAGCCCGCGGCGGTCATATCGGTTTCCTTGAGGGCTGGTGGCCATCAACCAAAGATCAGTACATGTGCCGGCTATTCACCGAGTACTTCACCAAAGCGCTCTTCGACGAGGATGGTGAATTTGAAAGAACCGCCAACAAAATGCATGAGCATTTTCTTGCCAAACGCACTGTTGAGCTGGGCTCAGATGCTAATGTGCCACCAGCAGTTCTATTGGTGGACAAACCGGTCGAGCAGCTGGAGCACAAGGTGAAGTTGATGTAG
- the LOC117567555 gene encoding RNA-binding protein 48, with translation MEPVEHHKRFEYCTTRLQYRQGRELKAVKVYSVATESKHLMVFGVPKVNLHANIKTKLQGFGKLLSCICVTSEMAKKMDLEAFTDVFAVHFERVEQARRAKRQLDAKQFFGGILHISYAPEIETPQELREKFVQRRKEIGHRIQRNLAEQPLKPKQTKENEVGIPH, from the exons atggaGCCTGTTGAACATCACAAACGCTTTGAGTACTGCACAACGAGATTGCAATACAGACAGGGACGTGAATTAAAGGCAGTTAAA GTCTACTCCGTTGCTACTGAGTCCAAGCACTTGATGGTTTTCGGCGTACCCAAGGTTAATCTACATGCGAACATTAAGACTAAATTACAGGGCTTTGGGAAATTACTGTCCTGCATTTGTGTGACATCGGAAATGGCTAAGAAGA TGGATCTTGAAGCCTTCACCGATGTCTTTGCTGTACATTTCGAGAGAGTGGAGCAGGCTCGTCGAGCTAAGAGGCAACTAGATGCCAAGCAATTCTTTGGTGGCATTTTGCACATATCTTATGCGCCTGAAATAGAAACACCCCAAGAGCTAAGGGAGAAATTTGTGCAACGTCGCAAAGAGATTGGTCATCGCATACAGCGGAATCTGGCAGAGCAACCACTTAAGCCTAAGCAGACGAAGGAGAACGAAGTG GGAATACCACATTAA
- the LOC117566811 gene encoding phospholipase ABHD3 isoform X3: MPTLENKYWPTFWCVESRAQTVLASLLRSQSLPRVNYRREILSLKDGGEVALDWMEEGCDESAPCVLILPGLTGESQAEYIKCLVFAAQQVGMRVVVFNNRGLGGIELKTPRLYCAANCEDLCEVVQHVRRTLPAHCKLGATGISMGGLILGNYLARKSDEARINLSAAKIISVPWDVHKGSDSIEKPVINNLLGRHLAGSLCRTLRNHLEVYRDIYQDSDIDIQRILRCKTIKEFDQLFTAKQFGYAHVNDYYADATLHNKLDHISVPLLCLSAADDPFQPLDAIPIKAANQCTHVAIIITARGGHIGFLEGWWPSTKDQYMCRLFTEYFTKALFDEDGEFERTANKMHEHFLAKRTVELGSDANVPPAVLLVDKPVEQLEHKVKLM; the protein is encoded by the exons ATGCCCACACTGGAGAACAAGTATTGGCCAACTTTCTGGTGTGTGGAAAGTCGTGCTCAGACAGTTCTTGCGAGCCTGCTGCGCTCCCAGAGCTTGCCGCGCGTCAACTACCGCAG AGAAATTTTGAGCCTCAAGGATGGCGGCGAGGTTGCTCTGGACTGGATGGAAGAGGGCTGTGACGAGAGTGCTCCCTGTGTGCTAATATTGCCCGGACTGACAGGCGAGAGTCAGGCGGAGTACATCAAGTGCCTAGTTTTTGCTGCTCAACAGGTTGGCATGCGGGTTGTTGTATTCAACAATCGCGGTCTTGGCGGAATCGAACTGAAGACGCCACGACTTTACTGCGCTGCCAACTGTGAGGATCTATGTGAGGTTGTGCAACATGTGCGACGCACGCTGCCCGCCCATTGTAAACTGGGCGCCACCGGAATATCCATGGGTGGCCTCATACTCG GCAACTATTTGGCACGCAAGAGTGACGAAGCGCGTATCAATCTTTCGGCTGCCAAGATTATATCGGTGCCTTGGGATGTGCACAAAGGCAGCGACAGCATTGAGAAGCCAGTCATCAATAACTTGCTAGGACGTCATCTTGCGGGTAGCTTGTGCCGCACTTTGCGCAATCATTTGGAGGTCTACAGAGATATCTATCAGGACTCTGACATAGATATACAACGCATACTACGT TGCAAGACGATTAAAGAGTTCGATCAGCTGTTTACGGCCAAGCAATTTGGATACGCCCATGTTAATGATTACTACGCGGATGCCACACTGCACAATAAGTTGGATCACATTTCGGTGCCATTGCTTTGCTTGAGTGCAGCTGATGATCCGTTCCAGCCATTGGATGCCATACCCATTAAGGCGGCCAATCAATGCACTCATGTGGCAATTATAATTACAGCCCGCGGCGGTCATATCGGTTTCCTTGAGGGCTGGTGGCCATCAACCAAAGATCAGTACATGTGCCGGCTATTCACCGAGTACTTCACCAAAGCGCTCTTCGACGAGGATGGTGAATTTGAAAGAACCGCCAACAAAATGCATGAGCATTTTCTTGCCAAACGCACTGTTGAGCTGGGCTCAGATGCTAATGTGCCACCAGCAGTTCTATTGGTGGACAAACCGGTCGAGCAGCTGGAGCACAAGGTGAAGTTGATGTAG
- the LOC117570250 gene encoding uncharacterized protein LOC117570250 isoform X2 has translation MIRDVSTSTIGRDEARRPLMEAYMFQRRVLLGCSLLMVLSLIIWIVAISTDHWIIISGGTGIFIPESRRFFMSSHSGLWRHCRNSIVPNALSNAQVVRNFSSMSYTSQTLINDAKRNLSHMEFIRNFAAEKLDASENFTEAARRHMFAHWARGEEEEFQTYRTAFHKLVISAELGQHELNATLAKPIEINPLDVKGIIERKTFGTALQKVKYNNTWSYYVIPEVAQLSIFSNWTDYPLVVRLLGTYIRDIGIPAYVLNDERVILILVPPKPPKGGGQTNFYSYIPYPRCKYIDMFPNSNTLRSEPGFDDELMDYIRTQASFACITLFVMSLGAVFSFYTFMNPRYMFKRLAGGIHLVAASTALVVLQVLFSSIDYTSTHLFYAYPDGAELTWGYGVFLAWFTFGVNILCGLMFLWYSGKKKGAKAPNDELAMADEPTIMGR, from the exons ATGATACGCGACGTTTCAACCTCGACCATTGGCCGAGATGAGGCCAGACGACCTCTTATGGAGGCATACATGTTTCAGCGTCGTGTCCTCCTCGGCTGTAGCTTGTTGATGGTTCTCTCGCTCATCATTTGGATTGTGGCCATTTCAACGGATCACTGGATTATCATATCTGGCGGCACAG GCATCTTCATACCGGAATCGAGACGCTTCTTTATGTCTTCACACTCAGGACTGTGGCGCCATTGTCGCAACTCGATCGTTCCGAATGCCTTGAGCAATGCCCAGGTGGTGCGCAATTTTAGCTCCATGTCGTATACCTCGCAAACATTAATCAATGATGCCAAGCGTAATCTCTCACACATGGAGTTCATTCGAAATTTCGCTGCAGAAAAGCTAGATGCATCGGAGAATTTTACTGAGGCTGCAAGACGTCACATGTTTGCCCATTGGGCACGTGGCGAAGAAGAGGAGTTCCAAACTTATCGTACAGCCTTCCATAAGCTTGTCATATCCGCTGAGCTGGGTCAGCACGAGTTAAATGCGACCTTAGCCAAACCCATTGAAATCAATCCGCTCGACGTTAAGGGCATCATTGAACGGAAAACATTTGGAACAGCGTTGCAGAAGGTCAAGTATAACAACACCTGGTCATACTATGTAATACCAGAGGTGGCACAGCTGTCCATATTTAGTAACTGGACGGATTATCCGCTGGTGGTGCGCCTATTGGGCACCTACATTCGAGACATTGGCATTCCCGCCTATGTGCTCAACGATGAGCGTGTCATATTGATACTGGTGCCCCCGAAGCCGCCCAAGGGAGGCGGGCAGACTAACTTCTACAGCTATATACCCTACC CGCGTTGCAAGTACATCGACATGTTCCCCAACTCCAACACGCTGCGCAGTGAACCAGGTTTCGATGACGAGTTAATGG ATTACATACGGACGCAGGCATCTTTTGCCTGCATCACGCTATTCGTCATGAGCCTGGGAGCAGTGTTCTCCTTTTATACGTTTATGAATCCACGCTACATGTTCAAGCGTCTGGCTGGTGGCATTCATTTGGTAGCTGCATCCACAGCTCTGGTAGTATTGCAAGTGTTGTTCTCCTCTATCGACTACACCAGTACACATTTGTTCTATGCATATCCGGATGGTGCGGAATTGAc tTGGGGCTACGGCGTTTTTCTGGCGTGGTTTACATTTGGGGTTAATATTCTGTGCGGTTTAATGTTCCTGTGGTATTCGGGTAAGAAGAAGGGTGCTAAAGCACCCAATGATGAACTTGCTATGGCGGATGAACCCACCATAATGGGCAGATAA